A genomic region of Sander lucioperca isolate FBNREF2018 chromosome 6, SLUC_FBN_1.2, whole genome shotgun sequence contains the following coding sequences:
- the snrpc gene encoding U1 small nuclear ribonucleoprotein C — MPKFYCDYCDTYLTHDSPSVRKTHCSGRKHKENVKDYYQKWMEEQAQSLIDKTTAAFQQGKIPPTPFPGGPPPGGPPRPGMLPTPPMGGPPMMPMMGPPPHGMMPGGPGGMRPPMGGPMQMMPGPPHMMRHPRPMMMPVRPGMMRPDR; from the exons ATGCCTAA GTTTTACTGTGATTACTGTGATACctaccttacacatgattcg CCATCAGTAAGGAAGACCCACTGCAGTGGccgaaaacacaaagaaaatgtgAAGGACTACTACCAGAAATGGATGGAGGAGCAGGCTCAGAGCCTGATCGATAAAACAA CGGCTGCCTTTCAACAGGGAAAGATTCCTCCCACACCGTTCCCTGGTGGCCCTCCCCCAG GCGGTCCTCCTCGCCCAGGCATGCTACCAACCCCCCCTATGGGCGGTCCACCTATGATGCCCATGATGGGGCCTCCACCACATGGAATGATGCCCGGTGGACCCG GAGGCATGAGGCCGCCGATGGGAGGACCCATGCAGATGATGCCAGGACCACCACACATGATGCGTCATCCTCGGCCCATGATGATGCCAGTCAGGCCGGGCATGATGCGACCAGACAGATAA
- the ilrun gene encoding protein ILRUN has protein sequence MEGTDMDVDAELMQKFSCMGTTDKDVLISEFQRLLGFQLNPAGCAFFLDMTNWNLQAAIGAYYDFESPNINTPSMSFVEDVTIGEGESVPPDTPFTKTWRIQNTGAESWPPGVCLKYIGGDQFGHVNTVMVKSLDPQEISDVSVQMRSPTAPGMYQGQWRMCTATGLFYGDVIWVILSVEVGGLLGVTQQLSSFETEFNTQPQRNVQGDFNPFASPQKNKHDATDSSFTDPGGAWERTQEPIQQDHNGQSHNAVNRASNGLQTNLSVVTYGQGIHGPYPFGQS, from the exons ATGGAGGGCACGGACATGGACGTGGACGCGGAGCTCATGCAGAAGTTCAGCTGCATGGGCACCACGGACAAGGACGTCCTCATTTCGGAGTTTCAGAGGCTGCTGGGCTTTCAGCTCAACCCAGCCGGCTGCGCCTTCTTCCTGGACATGACCAACTG GAACCTGCAGGCTGCTATTGGTGCATATTATGACTTTGAAAGTCCCAACATCAACACGCCATCCATGTCCTTTGTTGAAGATGTGACAATTGGGGAAGGAGAGTCTGTTCCTCCAGATACACCGTTCACAAAGACCTGGAGAATACAAAACACAG GTGCAGAGTCATGGCCACCTGGGGTTTGTCTCAAATACATTGGTGGGGATCAGTTTGGGCATGTAAACACAGTTATGGTAAAGTCACTAGACCCCCAGGAAATATCAGATGTGAGTGTGCAGATGCGAAGTCCCACAGCGCCAGGCATGTATCAGGGCCAGTGGAGGATGTGTACAGCCACCGGATTATTCTATGGAG ATGTAATCTGGGTAATTCTTAGTGTAGAAGTTGGAGGTCTCCTCGGCGTGACCCAGCAGCTGTCCTCCTTCGAGACAGAATTCAATACCCAACCCCAGCGCAATGTGCAGGGAGACTTCAACCCCTTTGCCTCGCCACAGAAGAACAAGCACGACGCCACTGACAGCAGCTTCACAGATCCTGGCGGGGCGTGGGAACGCACGCAAGAGCCAATCCAGCAAGATCACAATGGACAGTCTCATAATGCTGTAAATAGGGCGTCAAATGGTCTCCAAACCAATCTTTCTGTGGTGACTTATGGTCAG GGTATTCATGGACCGTATCCATTTGGACAGAGCTAG